In the genome of Colletotrichum lupini chromosome 8, complete sequence, one region contains:
- a CDS encoding bZIP transcription factor: MLSQNRSLKMQSASPSSSANTTTNTDAHLRAQLELLSKHTAPGSTDNATGPARGARPQAPNPLTASPPPPAHGYSNGSTSPTDVLPPIVNNQADPEAHIHPDLRARITQAPAVNMMPAGVPPQPQQQIAPPVTAAGPSIAPPTHSPTEMDLDDGAEGRKAKRELSQSKRAAQNRAAQRAFRQRKEGYIKKLEQQVRDYMEMEGQYKTMQSENYALREYVIHLQSRLLDLQTEIPQPPPNVNLQQPALPPPSVPTSGPEAPPSNAGAGPLEAVAQAVAGLQAQEQLAQRDQFTRPEAVTKEEPQREPDGPVDPSLPDGLPAPTASM, translated from the exons ATGCTGAGTCAGAACCGGAGCTTGAAGATGCAGAGCGCTTCACCCTCGTCCTCTGCGAATACCACCACTAACACAG ACGCCCACTTGCGCGCGCAGCTTGAGCTACTCAGCAAGCATACCGCGCCCGGCTCGACAGACAACGCGACCGGCCCAGCTCGTGGAGCTCGCCCTCAAGCTCCCAACCCTTTGACCGcgtcaccaccgccgccggcaCATGGCTATAGTAACGGCTCTACATCGCCCACTGACGTCTTGCCACCGATAGTTAATAACCAGGCCGACCCGGAAGCGCATATCCACCCTGACCTTCGAGCTCGAATCACGCAAGCTCCAGCCGTCAACATGATGCCCGCTGGTGTACCACCTCAACCGCAGCAGCAAATCGCGCCTCCCGTGACGGCTGCCGGTCCTTCCATTGCGCCTCCTACTCATTCTCCTACAGAAATGGACTTGGATGACGGCGCGGAGGGTCGCAAAGCTAAGCGCGAATTGTCACAATCCAAGCGCGCCGCGCAAAACCGAGCTGCCCAG AGAGCTTTCCGTCAGCGAAAGGAGGGATACATCAAGAAGCTTGAGCAGCAAGTTAGAGACTACATGGAAATGGAGGGACAGTACAAGACGATGCAGTCAGAGAATTACGCGTTGCGCGAGTACGTGATTCACCTCCAGTCGCGCTTGCTCGATCTTCAGACCGAAATCCCTCAGCCGCCGCCCAATGTCAACCTTCAGCAACCTGCACTCCCGCCTCCTTCGGTCCCGACAAGTGGTCCTGAAGCCCCGCCTAGCAATGCGGGTGCTGGTCCTCTTGAGGCCGTTGCGCAGGCAGTGGCCGGTCTGCAGGCACAGGAGCAGCTTGCGCAGAGAGATCAGTTCACAAGGCCCGAGGCGGTGACTAAGGAGGAGCCGCAACGTGAGCCTGATGGACCCGTCGACCCATCGCTACCGGATGGCCTTCCGGCTCCGACTGCGTCCATGTGA
- a CDS encoding amidohydrolase, with the protein MRVPHRPHEMQQSVSNPKSTDTTPSNTQQTQTMASRQEQNEPEAGMAITLITADLLIPGRGTPVQDAAVAISDDKIIHVGPRDTLPSKYRSLTPLHVPVLMPGLWDVHVHFLGIDVVTGFSDGIFNVLPGSNALIGAVIVQDLEATLMAGYTSVRELGGYAGDLRPGIDSGRLVGPNVYSSIAAMSISGGHGDQHTLPMQTVLDFAKCGGGACSIADGPEDCTKQVRLLVRRGARCIKICSSGGVLSLLDDPEDRQFSDEELRAIVEEAGRSRRAVGAHAIGKAGIMAALRAGVKSIEHGCYLDDEAVDLMLERDAVFVPTQHAIMTLAADPSQLPPPLARKLVKLVQRATDSYQLAIGRGVKVALGTDTWSSDRTKPLAHGKNARELYWAVKNGMTPLEAIEAGTANAPEVLGGMAPLSGQVREGYDADLIAVARNPLEDIEILTDKDNITHVWKGGKLFKSS; encoded by the coding sequence ATGCGTGTACCACATCGACCTCATGAGATGCAGCAGTCTGTATCAAACCCGAAATCAACGGATACTACACCTTCAAACACCCAACAAACCCAGACAATGGCTTCACGACAAGAACAGAATGAGCCAGAAGCAGGAATGGCCATCACCCTGATCACCGCCGACCTCCTCATCCCAGGCCGCGGCACCCCAGTACAAGACGCCGCCGTCGCCATCTCAGACGACAAGATCATCCACGTCGGCCCGCGCGACACCCTGCCCTCCAAATACCGCTCCCTCACCCCCCTTCATGTCCCCGTCCTCATGCCGGGCCTCTGGGACGTCCACGTCCACTTCCTCGGCATCGACGTCGTCACCGGCTTCAGCGACGGCATCTTCAACGTCCTCCCCGGGTCCAACGCCCTCATCGGCGCCGTCATCGTCCAGGACCTCGAGGCCACCCTCATGGCAGGCTACACCTCGGTCCGCGAACTGGGCGGCTACGCCGGCGACCTCCGCCCCGGGATCGACTCGGGCCGCCTCGTGGGCCCCAACGTCTACTCCTCCATCGCCGCCATGTCCATCAGCGGCGGACACGGCGACCAGCACACCCTCCCCATGCAGACGGTCCTCGACTTTGCCAaatgcggcggcggcgcctgCTCCATCGCCGACGGGCCGGAGGACTGCACGAAGCAGGTGCGCCTCCTCGTCCGCCGCGGCGCGCGCTGCATCAAGATCTGCTCCAGCGGCGGCGTGCTCAGCCTGCTAGACGACCCGGAGGACAGGCAGTTCTCCGACGAGGAGCTGAGGGCCATCGTCGAGGAAGCGGGCCGCAGCCGGCGCGCGGTGGGCGCCCACGCCATCGGCAAAGCGGGCATCATGGCTGCGCTGCGCGCGGGCGTCAAGAGCATCGAGCACGGGTGCTACCTCGACGACGAGGCCGTCGACCTCATGCTGGAGCGGGACGCCGTGTTTGTGCCGACGCAGCACGCCATCATGACGCTGGCTGCCGACCCGTCgcagctgccgccgccgctggcgAGGAAGCTGGTGAAGCTCGTGCAGAGGGCGACGGACTCGTATCAGCTTGCCATCGGGAGAGGCGTCAAGGTCGCGCTCGGGACGGATACGTGGAGCAGCGACCGGACGAAGCCGCTGGCGCACGGGAAGAATGCGCGGGAGCTGTACTGGGCGGTCAAGAACGGCATGACGCCTCTCGAGGCTATCGAGGCTGGCACGGCGAACGCGCCCGAGGTCTTGGGCGGGATGGCGCCGCTGAGTGGGCAGGTTAGGGAAGGGTATGATGCGGATTTGATTGCTGTTGCGAGGAACCCGCTCGAGGATATTGAGATTTTGACCGACAAGGACAACATTACCCACGTCTGGAAAGGGGGCAAGTTGTTCAAGTCTTCATGA
- a CDS encoding pterin 4 alpha carbinolamine dehydratase, whose protein sequence is MSSKINCYEATSPISCSYICDSTTRTTSPKSIAKNTPSEMSIPARTLIRRIAHCTPRPLTSAPSRLSKTAAFPSPLQNFTQQQFAPRYQRTMSTTTTTAAPTPRFSKGSDESSLSPTLQTLLGQGRGWALVNDGEAVERSFKFKNFAKTWDFMTAVSLQCKIHNHHPEWSNVYNTTFIRWTTHVPKGLSDKDLKLALICDVLAKDFGEVEVPASEATTGTEAVSCGIRGLADKAAGTAGDCCTPKSYSPDHKVTVTIVPYNNVNT, encoded by the exons ATGTCGAGCAAAATCAACTGCTATGAGGCAACCTCGCCCATCTCATGC TCCTACATCTGCGACTCAACTACAAGAACAACGTCACCCAAGTCCATCGCAAAAAACACACCCTCAGAGATGAGCATCCCAGCGCGTACCCTCATCCGCCGCATCGCACACTGTACCCCGCGGCCTCTCACCTCGGCACCATCCCGGCTCTCAAAAACAGCAGCATTCCCATCGCCCTTACAAAACTTCACCCAGCAGCAGTTCGCACCACGATACCAGCGAACAATGTCAACCacaaccaccaccgccgcgcCCACGCCGCGCTTCTCCAAGGGCTCCGACGAGTCTTCCCTCTCCCCGACGCTCCAGACGCTGCTGGGACAGGGCCGGGGCTGGGCGCTCGTCAACGACGGTGAGGCCGTCGAGCGGAGCTTCAAGTTCAAGAACTTTGCAAAGACGTGG GACTTCATGACAGCCGTGAGCCTACAATGTAAGATCCACAATCATCATCCAGAGTGGTCAAAC GTCTACAACACAACCTTTATCCGGTGGACGACACATGTTCCCAAGGGCCTGTCTGACAAGGACCTCAAGCTCGCTCTCATCTGCGACGTGCTGGCAAAGGACTTTGGCGAGGTCGAGGTGCCGGCTTCCGAGGCCACCACTGGCACAGAGGCCGTGAGCTGCGGCATCCGGGGTTTGGCTGACAAGGCGGCGGGCACGGCTGGGGACTGCTGCACGCCGAAGAG CTACTCTCCTGATCACAAAGTCACTGTTACAATAGTCCCGTACAACAACGTGAATACATAA
- a CDS encoding fatty acid hydroxylase has protein sequence MPRASRLFGFFPPRPPYDWQSGRANNACGQGTPASYWPKPTTEDGRTHELHGSMFKCSFSLAHDTRMGKSQLTSPRCRPERTRPWTLDLAARRPFFPLNLPSPPKHHLRRIIEGVATVFSFPPSFLFANFGFPHTHLRKLALPAIMAAFINSTVINTAFNHTQPYFSVLEEVSKYNVQLNYFERLWAAWYLWMQNDTLATGIMSFVMHETVYFGRSLPFIIFDLIPWFHKYKIQPQKMPTLKEQWDCAMVVLISHFTVELPQIWLFHPLATWCGMEYNVPFPPLWKMAMQISIFFVMEDTWHYWFHRALHYGPLYKAIHKLHHYYSAPFGLAAEYASPIEVMLLGIGIVGSPIFWVTLTGDLHLLTMYAWIVLRLFQAIDAHSGYDFPWSLRHFLPFWAGADHHDLHHEKFIGNYASSFRWWDYCLDTEAGLEAHKKRREKKIQAIKAQKSHTMAMRNAAGKECRKGKRYDTGPDNRGHTIKVT, from the exons ATGCCCCGTGCCTCCCGCCTGTTCGGCTTTTTTCCCCCTCGGCCCCCCTACGATTGGCAGAGTGGCAGAGCCAACAACGCCTG TGGCCAGGGCACGCCTGCTTCCTACTGGCCAAAGCCCACCACGGAAGACGGAAGGACCCACGAGCTGCATGGTTCGATGTTCAAGTGCAGCTTCTCATTGGCTCATGACACAAGAATGGGCAAATCGCAACTAACGTCCCCACGCTGTCGCCCAGAAAGG ACCCGGCCCTGGACCCTTGACCTTGCCGCCCGCCGTCCTTTTTTTCCCTTAAACCTCCCATCGCCACCTAAACACCACCTTCGGCGCATTATTGAAGGAGTTGCGACTGTCTTTTCTTTCCCTCCCAGCTTTCTCTTCGCCAACTTTGGCTTTCCTCATACACATCT TCGCAAACTTGCGCTCCCCGCCATCATGGCCGCTTTCAT CAACTCGACCGTCATCAACACCGCCTTCAACCACACGCAGCCGTACTTCAGTGTCCTCGAGGAGGTGTCTAAGTACAATGTCCAGCTCAACTACTTTGAGCGCCTCTGGGCC GCTTGGTATCTCTGGATGCAAAACGACACTCTCGCCACTGGCATCATGAGCTTCGTCATGCACGAGACCGTCTACTTTGGCCGCAGTTTGCCCTTCATCATCTTCGACCTCATCCCCTGGTTCCACAAGTACAAGATTCAACCT CAAAAAATGCCGACACTCAAGGAGCAATGGGACTGCGCTATGGTCGTCCTTATCAGCCATTTCACCGTCGAACTCCCCCAGATCTGGCTCTTCCACCCCCTCGCCACGTGGTGCGGCATGGAGTACAACGTCCCCTTCCCTCCTCTCTGGAAGATGGCCATGCAAATCTCCATCTTCTTCGTCATGGAGGATACCTGGCACTACTGGTTCCATCGCGCCCTGCACTACGGCCCCCTCTACAAGGCGATCCATAAGCTTCACCACTACTACTCCGCGCCTTTCGGTCTCGCCGCAGAGTACGCCTCACCCATCGAAGTCATGCTCCTCGGCATCGGAATCGTCGGCTCGCCCATCTTCTGGGTCACCCTCACCGGCGACCTCCACCTCCTGACCATGTACGCCTGGATCGTCCTCCGTCTCTTCCAGGCCATCGACGCCCACAGCGGCTACGACTTCCCCTGGAGCTTGCGCCACTTCTTGCCCTTCTGGGCCGGTGCCGACCACCACGATCTTCACCACGAGAAGTTCATCGGCAACTACGCCTCCAGCTTCCGCTGGTGGGACTACTGCCTCGACACCGAGGCCGGTCTTGAGGCCCACAAGAAGCGCCGCGAGAAGAAGATCCAGGCCATCAAGGCGCAAAAGTCTCA CACCATGGCCATGCGT AACGCGGCAGGAAAGGAATGCCGCAAGGGAAAGCGATACGACACGGGCCCGGACAACCGAGGCCATACCATCAAAGTCACGTAA
- a CDS encoding ATP synthase regulation protein NCA2, protein MKVEEERSLSLSLSQEDGELSAEEHGIFHSATVDALSSPRIEELLHIVRALSTTSTSSSLLPSQRIRSLLQESKLAEWDFQAEQDDEARRGPYQSEIEWLLVSKATVQTYGIILNTLLDQIIPLSDEMWYWDEVLSSYTYSSLYTVQTSPLRLWALTKGVYHESKHRIRNLSQTPGDIVASTRTGLSQQWKQFYGIVRDSIRDSSITTLQRKVLSPVALSRGEARRKLAHLRRLRDMIASGLGVLVDEGLTFGGDEDDDKSEAGVNSHDWKGVVERSVALMDMVLKEALTLESGVNDFEDKVFAGVEEDPELSIHIEDANALEKPSVLARRLLNLLDNGLPNHVMSAQLLVQENGRPSRFIRYWLPATAALLSSTTVLRLLANRRAEIISWIRDIGSTVRDFWFNWVIEPTRKIVGTIRHDSSSEIAIMSRDSLKADRESLERMVVDFALDKPHFAGDGSSLTDAQIEIIRTKVSEGDVTPVLRAYEKDLRTPFVGAVKGDLVRSLLIQVQKTKVDLEVAISGIDSLLKSQELVFGFVGLTPGVLVSIGIVQYLRGIFGARKGARQSRKTGQSIRVLRNIDRIFSEATPSQNNLLSYKDHGLLLCEVHVLRNLMQRVLPRDRQREFLEDLDDLANLKGIQVQVRALDRIRWAYARWLQ, encoded by the exons ATGAAAGTGGAGGAGGAGCGCTCTCTGA GCCTGAGTCTATCTCAAGAAGATGGCGAGCTGTCTGCCGAAGAGCATGGCATTTTTCACTCGGCCACCGTAGACGCCTTGTCGTCGCCAAGAATTGAGGAGCTCCTACATATTGTTAGGGCTCTGTCCACCACCTCAACTTCGTCATCTCTACTCCCCTCTCAGAGGATTCGTTCTCTACTGCAAGAATCCAAACTTGCGGAATGGGACTTCCAAGCGGAGCAGGATGACGAGGCTAGACGAGGCCCGTACCAGTCGGAGATCGAGTGGCTGCTCGTCAGCAAGGCTACCGTTCAGACTTACGGTATCATTTTGAACACACTTCTGGATCAGATTATTCCTCTCAGTGATGAGATGTGGTACTGGGACGAAGTGTTGAGCTCGTATACTTACAGCAGTCTCTACACTGTCCAAACGTCACCATTGCGTTTGTGGGCCTTGACCAAGGGTGTTTATCACGAAAGCAAGCACCGAATTCGGAATCTCAGCCAAACGCCAGGCGATATTGTCGCATCCACTCGTACAGGCTTATCGCAACAATGGAAACAGTTTTACGGCATCGTACGGGACAGCATTCGGGACTCATCGATCACGACCCTTCAGCGCAAGGTCCTATCGCCTGTGGCCCTTAGCCGAGGCGAGGCTCGGAGGAAACTGGCACATCTCAGGCGCCTGCGGGATATGATTGCAAGCGGTCTTGGTGTGCTCGTCGACGAAGGTTTGACTTTTGGAGgcgacgaagacgacgatAAGAGCGAAGCCGGCGTCAACAGCCATGACTGGAAAGGCGTGGTTGAGCGAAGCGTGGCTCTCATGGACATGGTTCTCAAGGAGGCTTTGACTCTTGAGTCTGGCGTCAACGATTTCGAGGACAAGGTGTTCGCTGGAGTCGAGGAAGACCCCGAGCTTAGCATTCACATCGAGGACGCCAACGCTCTGGAGAAGCCCTCTGTGCTCGCTAGACGTCTTCTCAACCTTCTGGATAACGGCCTCCCCAACCACGTCATGTCTGCGCAGCTGCTTGTTCAAGAGAACGGCCGCCCGTCGAGATTCATCCGATACTGGTTGCCTGCAACAGCAGCACTGCTTTCTTCGACGACTGTCCTTCGACTTCTTGCCAATAGACGCGCAGAAATAATCAGCTGGATTCGGGACATTGGATCTACGGTACGAGACTTTTGGTTCAACTGGGTTATCGAACCGACACGCAAGATTGTCGGAACTATTCGACACGACTCGAGCAGCGAGATCGCCATCATGAGCCGAGACAGCCTGAAGGCCGATCGGGAAAGCTTGGAGCGCATGGTTGTGGACTTTGCTTTGGACAAGCCCCATTTTGCAGGTGACGGGTCCTCCCTTACCGACGCCCAGATCGAGATTATCCGCACCAAGGTCAGCGAGGGAGATGTCACCCCGGTTTTGCGTGCGTACGAAAAGGATCTGCGGACCCCCTTTGTCGGTGCGGTGAAGGGCGACCTCGTCCGATCACTGCTCATCCAAGTGCAGAAGACCAAGGTCGACCTGGAGGTGGCCATCAGCGGCATCGACTCTCTCCTCAAGAGCCAGGAACTGGTGTTTGGGTTTGTAGGTCTGACGCCTGGTGTGCTTGTCTCTATTGGCATTGTTCAGTATCTTCGCGGCATCTTTGGTGCTCGCAAGGGAGCCCGGCAAAGCCGCAAGACTGGACAGAGCATCAGAGTGCTACGCAACATTGACCGGATCTTTTCAGAGGCGACGCCGTCTCAGAACAACCTCCTCTCCTACAAGGATCACGGCCTCCTGTTGTGCGAAGTCCACGTGCTGCGCAACTTGATGCAGAGAGTGCTACCTCGCGACAGGCAGCGTGAGTTCCTCGAGGATTTGGATGATCTTGCCAACCTGAAGGGGATTCAGGTGCAAGTTAGAGCTTTGGATCGCATTCGCTGGGCGTACGCCAGGTGGCTACAGTAA